The proteins below come from a single Eucalyptus grandis isolate ANBG69807.140 chromosome 3, ASM1654582v1, whole genome shotgun sequence genomic window:
- the LOC104438318 gene encoding GATA transcription factor 21 has protein sequence MNSANYHIIPPSRLVLDLNEDHQSHELFLMSPPKSEASSSSSFPLSSPSPIFYNLLGQDHQGGSCKYEDHHPLEKLQHPQEVDHKPVSQGESHGGHGLNITLWKKEEGGVRDESDQVDKYYSVKWMSSKMRIMKKMMSSDHHEQSQDNTPMMTSGSISAGGDHKLFVEDHKRLPSSSSLETDSSSNSSSYDTNPIRVCSDCNTTKTPLWRSGPRGPKSLCNACGIRQRKARRAMAAAAAAAAATDSGDLPPATTLTPKSKLKQHKNKRSSRATVCGQESIKTKRKAKPHKNHASVGGRKLCLEEFAIRLSKHLAFQRVFPQEEKEAAILLMALSYGLVPG, from the exons ATGAATTCAGCTAATTACCATATAATACCACCTTCGCGCCTCGTTCTGGACCTTAATGAGGATCATCAGAGCCATGAGCTCTTCTTGATGAGCCCACCGAAATCTGAagcttcatcttcatcttccttcccGCTCTCATCACCAAGTCCCATCTTCTACAACTTATTAGGTCAAGATCATCAAGGCGGGTCATGCAAATATGAAGATCATCATCCGCTTGAGAAGCTCCAACACCCTCAGGAG GTTGATCACAAGCCCGTTTCACAAGGAGAGTCTCATGGTGGTCATGGACTCAACATAACCTTgtggaagaaagaagaaggaggagtgAGAGATGAGAGCGACCAAGTGGACAAGTATTATTCGGTGAAGTGGATGTCTTCCAAGATGAGGatcatgaagaagatgatgagctcAGATCACCATGAACAATCACAGGACAACACACCGATGATGACTAGTGGCTCAATTTCAGCTGGTGGTGATCACAAGTTGTTTGTAGAAGATCACAAGCGATtaccatcatcatcttctcttGAGACTGATAGCAGCAGCAACAGCTCCTCCTACGACACCAACCCAATTAGGGTTTGCTCAGACTGTAACACCACCAAGACTCCACTTTGGAGGAGCGGCCCAAGAGGTCCAAAG TCTCTCTGCAATGCTTGTGGGATCCGGCAAAGGAAGGCAAGACGAGCCATGGCTGCTGCCGCTGCAGCTGCAGCCGCCACAGACAGTGGAGATCTTCCTCCGGCCACAACGCTAACTCCAAAGAGCAAGTTGAAACAGCACAAGAACAAAAGGTCGAGTAGGGCCACTGTTTGTGGACAAGAGTCAATCAAAACAAAGCGTAAAGCAAAACCACATAAGAATCATGCATCCGTTGGTGGAAGAAAGCTTTGCCTGGAAGAGTTCGCCATAAGGTTGAGCAAGCACTTGGCTTTCCAGCGAGTATTCCCTCAGGAAGAGAAGGAAGCTGCGATCTTGCTCATGGCTTTATCCTATGGGCTCGTTCCTGGCTGA
- the LOC104438317 gene encoding protein STRUBBELIG-RECEPTOR FAMILY 3, with product MESPPPPPPPPPPPPPPTPAAAVAAAAADVPSPTGSQASRYKPVWRLLLISNFVLGAYIFSRAGKRDKIKTADRRVEESKAEKEVSASPPINMDVYAEESLLQSLGREPVKILQPIPEEEKRELYKWILEEKRKVKPKSREEKKQIDEEKAILKQFIRAESIPDL from the exons ATGGAGTcccctcctccacctccacctcctcctcctcctccgccgccgccaacGCCGGCGGCGGctgtggcggcggcggcggctgacGTGCCTTCTCCGACGGGATCGCAAGCATCTCGTTACAAGCCCGTTTGGCGCCTTCTCTTGATTTCAAACTTCGTCCTCGGTG CTTATATCTTCTCACGAGCCGGGAAAAGGGACAAGATTAAAACTGCTGACCGTAGGGTAGAAGAGAGTAAAGCGGAAAAAGAAGTGTCTGCTTCTCCACCAATAAATATGGATGTTTATGCAGAGGAATCCCTCCTTCAGTCCTTGGGCAGGGAGCCTGTGAAAATTCTTCAGCCCATTCCTGAAGAAGAAAAACGGGAGCTATACAAATGGATTctagaagagaaaaggaaagtgaaacCCAAGAGCCGTgaagagaaaaagcaaattGACGAGGAAAAGGCCATCCTTAAACAGTTCATTCGTGCAGAATCTATTCCGGATTTATAG